In one Deltaproteobacteria bacterium genomic region, the following are encoded:
- a CDS encoding ABC transporter ATP-binding protein yields the protein MSALALRLEEVVKRFGSLRAVDGVSLEIPVGSVYGLIGPNGAGKTTTFSLVSGWLRPNSGRVEVLGTDPRQIHRLKGRFAALPQDASLPPNTSLIQSLSYFARLQGLSRPASKVAAEEALALVGLKEWSKVRALTLSHGMAKRVGLAQAFLGKPELVLLDEPTAGLDPKNAHHLRNLIREMRGESTILISSHNLYELEDLCDHAAILDRGKVLTSGSMATLSAADREVVIVLADVDGERFAAAVEKLPQVKSASFEVKVRELTVTFGDEPGETHLTTTVLEALIGAGARIEAVRKGRGLERRVLEIT from the coding sequence ATGTCCGCGCTCGCGCTCCGCCTCGAGGAGGTCGTCAAGCGCTTCGGCAGCCTGCGGGCGGTCGACGGCGTCAGCCTCGAGATCCCCGTCGGCTCGGTGTACGGCCTCATCGGCCCCAACGGCGCGGGTAAGACCACGACCTTCTCCCTGGTGAGCGGGTGGCTGCGGCCCAACAGCGGGCGGGTCGAGGTGCTGGGCACGGACCCGAGGCAGATCCACCGCCTCAAGGGCCGCTTCGCCGCCCTCCCCCAGGATGCGTCGCTGCCGCCGAACACCTCCCTGATCCAGAGCCTGAGCTACTTCGCCCGGCTCCAGGGCCTCTCCCGGCCCGCTTCGAAGGTGGCGGCCGAGGAGGCCCTCGCCCTGGTCGGGCTCAAGGAGTGGAGCAAGGTCCGGGCGCTGACTCTCTCCCACGGCATGGCGAAGCGGGTCGGCCTGGCGCAGGCCTTCCTCGGCAAGCCCGAGCTGGTGCTCCTCGACGAGCCGACCGCGGGCCTCGATCCGAAGAACGCCCACCACCTGCGCAACCTGATCCGCGAGATGCGCGGCGAGTCGACGATCCTCATCTCCTCTCACAACCTCTACGAGCTCGAGGACCTCTGCGATCACGCCGCGATCCTCGATCGCGGGAAGGTGTTGACCTCCGGGAGCATGGCGACCCTCTCCGCCGCCGACCGCGAGGTGGTGATCGTGCTGGCCGACGTGGATGGCGAGCGCTTCGCCGCCGCCGTCGAGAAGCTCCCGCAGGTGAAGAGCGCGAGCTTCGAGGTGAAGGTGCGGGAGCTGACGGTGACCTTCGGCGACGAGCCGGGCGAGACGCACCTCACCACCACCGTGCTCGAGGCGCTGATCGGCGCCGGCGCGCGGATCGAGGCCGTCCGCAAGGGCCGGGGCCTCGAGCGCCGGGTCCTCGAGATCACCTGA
- a CDS encoding 3-keto-5-aminohexanoate cleavage protein, which yields MRDAAVITCALTGVLTDPARHSVPVTPVEMAAEARRARDAGASIVHCHFRMQEPGMGRLPSWDPEVAAAVCDAILAEVPDLIINMSTGVMGPDIAAPLACLERVKPEMAALNAGSLNYLKLRANDEWAWPPLLFDNPVDKIEGFAAVMKEHGIVPECECFDTGILRSVALYARRGLVPSPPHVSLVMGVASGMPAKASWLPLLQEEMVEGTHWQVIAIGRQEVWDLHRHTAEAGGDLRTGLEDTFYLPDGSRADSNGPLVEVLARVAEEAGRRVASPDEAREILGLRGR from the coding sequence ATGCGCGACGCCGCCGTGATCACCTGTGCTCTCACCGGTGTGCTCACCGACCCCGCCCGGCACTCGGTCCCGGTGACCCCCGTGGAGATGGCCGCCGAGGCGCGCCGGGCCCGGGACGCCGGCGCCTCCATCGTCCACTGCCACTTCCGGATGCAGGAGCCCGGCATGGGCCGCCTGCCCTCCTGGGATCCCGAGGTCGCCGCGGCGGTCTGCGACGCCATCCTCGCCGAGGTCCCGGACCTCATCATCAACATGAGCACCGGGGTGATGGGGCCGGACATCGCCGCTCCCCTGGCCTGCCTCGAGCGGGTGAAGCCGGAGATGGCCGCCCTCAACGCCGGCTCGCTGAACTACCTGAAGCTGCGCGCCAACGACGAGTGGGCCTGGCCGCCCCTGCTCTTCGACAACCCCGTCGACAAGATCGAGGGCTTCGCCGCGGTGATGAAGGAGCACGGGATCGTCCCCGAGTGCGAGTGCTTCGACACCGGCATCCTGCGCAGCGTCGCCCTCTACGCCCGCCGGGGCCTGGTGCCGAGCCCGCCCCACGTCTCCCTGGTGATGGGCGTGGCCTCGGGGATGCCGGCCAAGGCCTCGTGGCTGCCACTGCTCCAGGAGGAGATGGTGGAGGGCACCCACTGGCAGGTCATCGCCATCGGCCGCCAGGAGGTCTGGGACCTCCACCGCCACACCGCGGAGGCCGGCGGCGACCTGCGCACGGGCCTCGAGGACACCTTCTACCTCCCCGACGGCAGCCGCGCCGACTCCAACGGCCCCCTCGTCGAGGTCCTCGCCCGCGTCGCCGAGGAGGCCGGCCGCCGCGTCGCCTCTCCCGACGAGGCGAGAGAGATCCTGGGGCTGCGAGGGCGATGA
- a CDS encoding low molecular weight phosphotyrosine protein phosphatase — MAPFRICFVCLGNICRSPLAEAVLQQMVRTRGLEDQIEIESRGTGDWHLGQPADPRMQAAATRHGVPMSTRAELFEEEDFADFDLILSMDRARFGELERRMPRRVKAALRLFRDYDPEASGPADVPDPYYGGEDGFEEVYRIVERTCAAMLDAHQRGELP; from the coding sequence ATGGCCCCCTTCCGGATCTGCTTCGTCTGCCTGGGCAACATCTGCCGCTCCCCTCTGGCCGAGGCCGTCCTCCAGCAGATGGTGCGAACGCGAGGCCTCGAGGATCAGATCGAGATCGAGTCGCGGGGCACGGGCGACTGGCACCTCGGCCAGCCGGCCGATCCCCGGATGCAGGCCGCCGCGACCCGCCACGGCGTGCCGATGTCCACCCGGGCCGAGCTCTTCGAGGAGGAGGACTTCGCCGACTTCGACCTGATCCTCTCGATGGACCGGGCGCGCTTCGGTGAGCTCGAGCGCCGGATGCCCCGGCGGGTGAAGGCGGCGCTGCGCCTCTTCCGCGACTACGATCCCGAGGCCAGCGGCCCGGCCGACGTGCCGGATCCCTACTACGGCGGCGAGGACGGCTTCGAGGAGGTCTACCGGATCGTCGAGCGCACCTGCGCGGCGATGCTCGACGCCCACCAGCGAGGGGAGCTCCCCTGA
- a CDS encoding fructosamine kinase family protein has product MLGSPVRASRAVGGGSICEARRLQLADGRSIFVKEARGAPPGLFPAEAEGLAALGAAGGPRVPAVLAVEERFLALEDLGAGRASKGDWEHFGHALARLHRQSAEGFGFAADNFIGRTPQPNGWMADGPTFFAERRLLHLGRACRDERGLDRRTLQALESIARRLPELLPDEPPALLHGDLWTGNVHPCASGEIALIDPAAHFGYREADLAMTSLFGSLPAAFHAAYESAWPLAPGARERVSLFNLYHLLNHLLLFGGGYRASVEQTARRWA; this is encoded by the coding sequence CTGCTGGGGTCGCCGGTGCGGGCCTCCCGGGCCGTGGGGGGAGGCTCGATCTGCGAGGCCCGCCGCCTCCAGCTCGCCGACGGCCGCTCGATCTTCGTGAAGGAGGCGCGCGGCGCGCCGCCCGGCCTCTTTCCGGCCGAGGCCGAGGGGCTCGCGGCGCTCGGGGCCGCCGGGGGACCGAGGGTGCCGGCGGTGCTCGCGGTCGAGGAGCGCTTCCTCGCCCTCGAGGATCTGGGCGCGGGCCGGGCCTCGAAGGGAGACTGGGAGCACTTCGGCCACGCGCTGGCCCGGCTGCACCGGCAGAGCGCGGAGGGCTTCGGCTTCGCGGCGGACAACTTCATCGGGCGCACGCCGCAGCCCAACGGCTGGATGGCCGACGGCCCGACCTTCTTCGCCGAGCGCCGCCTCCTCCACCTCGGCCGCGCCTGCCGGGACGAGCGGGGCCTCGATCGGCGAACGCTCCAGGCGCTCGAGTCGATCGCGCGGCGGCTGCCCGAGCTGCTCCCGGACGAGCCCCCGGCGCTCCTGCACGGCGATCTCTGGACCGGCAACGTGCACCCCTGCGCCAGCGGAGAGATCGCGCTGATCGACCCCGCGGCGCACTTCGGCTACCGTGAGGCCGATCTCGCCATGACCTCCCTCTTCGGTTCACTTCCGGCCGCCTTCCACGCGGCCTACGAGAGCGCCTGGCCCCTGGCCCCGGGCGCGCGGGAGCGCGTGAGCCTCTTCAACCTCTACCACCTCCTCAACCACCTGCTCCTCTTCGGCGGGGGCTACCGCGCCTCGGTGGAGCAGACGGCGCGGCGCTGGGCATGA
- a CDS encoding protein phosphatase 2C domain-containing protein: MTRSPLTIQAAGRSDVGRERQNNEDRLVVVEPDEHDAGWILCVADGMGGHPAGEEASGHVVELIAAFPREEDLPDPGGDRGVKLARALAATFERAHREVLAIGAGDPEKTGLGTTVVAAHLVEGELHVFHCGDSRCYLLREEILEQLTSDHVVVDGGIRFLAAHVGMAEGFVLEHARRDLEPGDRILVCSDGLTDMVPAEVFGLALHEAPDPEQAVLTLVEMALLAGGHDNVSVAVAFVS, encoded by the coding sequence ATGACGCGGTCGCCCCTCACCATCCAGGCCGCCGGGCGCTCCGACGTCGGCCGCGAGCGCCAGAACAACGAGGATCGGCTGGTGGTGGTCGAGCCCGACGAGCACGACGCCGGGTGGATCCTCTGCGTCGCCGACGGCATGGGAGGCCACCCCGCCGGCGAGGAGGCCTCCGGGCACGTGGTGGAGCTCATCGCGGCCTTCCCCCGGGAGGAGGACCTCCCCGATCCGGGAGGGGATCGCGGGGTGAAGCTCGCCCGGGCGCTGGCCGCGACCTTCGAGCGCGCACACCGGGAGGTGCTGGCGATCGGCGCCGGCGACCCCGAGAAGACCGGCCTGGGGACGACCGTCGTCGCCGCGCACCTCGTCGAGGGTGAGCTCCACGTCTTCCACTGTGGAGACTCGCGCTGCTACCTCCTGCGCGAGGAGATCCTCGAGCAGCTGACCTCGGACCACGTGGTGGTCGACGGCGGCATCCGCTTCCTCGCGGCTCACGTGGGCATGGCCGAGGGCTTCGTCCTCGAGCACGCCCGCCGGGATCTCGAGCCCGGGGACCGGATCCTCGTCTGCTCCGACGGCCTGACGGACATGGTACCGGCCGAGGTCTTCGGGCTGGCGCTCCACGAGGCGCCCGATCCCGAGCAGGCGGTGCTCACGCTGGTGGAGATGGCCCTCCTCGCGGGTGGCCATGACAACGTGAGCGTTGCCGTGGCCTTCGTCTCCTGA
- a CDS encoding HRDC domain-containing protein: MSEGHEPRFIADDREVERLAARWKAGTVLGVDTESDAFYAYREKLCLLQIADEQGIYLIDPLAVDLQLLKAPFEDPGVEIVMHAGENDVRLLRASAGIALTGLFDTQGARLILGGDQVGLAALVEEHFGVKLSKREQRSDWSRRPLKSAQLRYAAADVEHLIELRRILGAQLEAAGRWEGARRLFERIMATRPQEKRFDEQGFYKIKGYGGLDPAGRAIVRALYLAREARSERINRPPFMVLGNDVMVRIARARPESSDALGKVGGMPKASRQRFEKGILEAVRVGLQDREPPPPRRPRPPRRPSSGNGAILDALLAWRQGKAAELSVQVQVIATARDLELIAEQRPGSLSDLRDLPGIGPRWVEEWGGEVLKIVEKSIS, from the coding sequence GTGAGCGAGGGCCACGAGCCTCGCTTCATCGCCGACGATCGTGAGGTGGAGCGCCTGGCGGCTCGCTGGAAGGCGGGCACGGTGCTCGGCGTCGACACCGAGTCCGACGCCTTCTACGCCTACCGGGAGAAGCTCTGCCTCCTGCAGATCGCCGACGAGCAGGGCATCTACCTCATCGATCCCCTCGCCGTCGATCTGCAGCTGCTGAAGGCCCCCTTCGAGGATCCGGGGGTGGAGATCGTCATGCACGCGGGCGAGAACGACGTCCGCCTGCTGCGGGCGAGCGCGGGCATCGCCCTCACCGGCCTCTTCGACACCCAGGGGGCCCGGCTCATCCTCGGCGGCGACCAGGTGGGCCTGGCCGCGCTGGTCGAGGAGCACTTCGGCGTGAAGCTCTCGAAACGAGAGCAGCGCTCGGACTGGAGCCGCCGGCCGCTGAAGTCCGCGCAGCTCCGCTACGCCGCCGCCGATGTCGAGCACCTCATCGAGCTGCGCCGGATCCTCGGCGCCCAGCTCGAGGCCGCGGGACGCTGGGAGGGCGCGCGTCGCCTCTTCGAGCGGATCATGGCCACCCGCCCTCAGGAGAAGCGCTTCGACGAGCAGGGCTTCTACAAGATCAAGGGCTACGGCGGGCTCGATCCTGCGGGGCGCGCGATCGTCCGGGCGCTCTACCTCGCGCGCGAGGCGCGGTCCGAGAGGATCAACCGCCCTCCCTTCATGGTGCTGGGCAACGACGTGATGGTCCGGATCGCCCGCGCCCGCCCGGAGAGCAGCGATGCGCTGGGCAAGGTGGGCGGGATGCCGAAGGCGAGCCGGCAGCGCTTCGAGAAGGGGATCCTCGAGGCGGTGCGCGTGGGCCTCCAGGATCGTGAGCCGCCACCGCCCCGCCGACCGCGGCCGCCGCGGCGGCCCTCGAGCGGCAACGGGGCGATCCTCGATGCTCTCCTGGCGTGGCGGCAGGGCAAGGCAGCGGAGCTCTCGGTGCAGGTGCAGGTGATCGCCACCGCCCGCGACCTCGAGCTGATCGCCGAGCAGCGGCCCGGATCCCTCTCCGATCTGCGTGATCTTCCCGGGATCGGCCCGAGATGGGTCGAGGAGTGGGGAGGAGAGGTCCTGAAAATTGTAGAGAAATCAATTTCTTGA
- a CDS encoding pseudouridine-5'-phosphate glycosidase — protein sequence MSIASTPPIVVSPEVREALAEGHPVIGLESVVLTHGLPAPENSQSAWRAARAAREAGVVSATIGVIDGKIRVGLHDEELKRLADPEAPCAKLGVRDLAVAMVKGLTGGTTVSATAWIASRVGIRVMATGAIGGVHPGWSEHGDVSSDLIVLSQAPVAIVSAGAKAVLDLPATLERLESLAVPVVGLRTAEFPGFYYNETGLPLELVAEDEAEVARIFRAHRAIGRKGGLLVANEVPRAVALEASEVQGAVEAATARAREEGVHGKALTPFLLESLREQLGPGAVAVNLAILEANARAAANLACHVAREVPPPPLGQEGA from the coding sequence ATGAGCATTGCCTCCACGCCTCCCATCGTCGTCAGCCCAGAGGTCCGGGAGGCCCTCGCCGAGGGCCACCCCGTCATCGGCCTGGAGTCGGTCGTCCTGACTCACGGCCTGCCCGCGCCGGAGAACTCCCAGTCGGCCTGGCGAGCGGCCCGCGCGGCCCGCGAGGCCGGCGTGGTCTCCGCGACCATCGGGGTGATCGACGGCAAGATCCGGGTGGGGCTGCACGACGAGGAGCTCAAGCGCCTCGCGGACCCCGAGGCGCCCTGCGCCAAGCTGGGCGTGCGCGACCTCGCGGTGGCCATGGTCAAGGGCCTCACCGGTGGCACCACGGTCTCGGCGACGGCCTGGATCGCGTCGCGGGTGGGCATCCGGGTCATGGCGACGGGCGCCATCGGCGGCGTGCACCCGGGCTGGAGCGAGCACGGAGACGTCTCCAGCGATCTCATCGTCCTCTCCCAGGCGCCGGTGGCGATCGTCAGCGCCGGAGCGAAGGCCGTCCTCGACCTCCCCGCGACCCTCGAGCGGCTCGAGTCGCTCGCGGTCCCGGTGGTGGGGCTGCGGACCGCGGAGTTCCCGGGCTTCTACTACAACGAGACCGGGCTCCCCCTGGAGCTGGTGGCCGAGGACGAGGCCGAGGTGGCGCGGATCTTCCGGGCCCACCGGGCCATCGGCCGCAAGGGTGGCCTGCTGGTCGCCAACGAGGTGCCCCGGGCCGTCGCGCTCGAGGCGAGCGAGGTGCAGGGCGCGGTCGAGGCGGCCACGGCCCGCGCCCGCGAGGAGGGCGTGCACGGAAAGGCCCTCACGCCCTTCCTCCTGGAGTCCCTGCGCGAGCAGCTCGGGCCCGGCGCGGTCGCCGTGAACCTGGCGATCCTCGAGGCCAACGCCCGGGCCGCCGCGAACCTCGCCTGCCACGTGGCGCGGGAGGTTCCACCGCCGCCGCTGGGGCAGGAGGGAGCGTGA
- a CDS encoding FHA domain-containing protein: MPAILVASGPRAGTRVEVTDGLEIGRSAGCGIRIHDDRASRVHARVLIDEGEVILEDLGSRNGTLLNGERATGRNTLRPGDRIRIGRTFFVYEPRTRLHPARFSGGLLLLDDEIAVVESEPVGAERPGRRWEDELRAASSRLQAMRSEMGVAGVLAEEAMRLVHARGVAVLQVDDGSGAVSPMVIVGLPGIALPATLLRETLDERRLVQKVVDRGPSRAVRDQEHQPATRARLLLAPIVDARGAQGLILAECNLEEESPRAGAALATLAALGGLALSGVAERERCRLQADFLRRGIDPESPTLLGDSAALRGVAQEVLRISSGGGALWLKGEPGTGRTLLACLAHERHPGAARPLGLFSPRPGSDPAAVLFGSEGGESIVPGLLERCRGGSCVVRGFAGLPVPLQRRLLEVIEQGTGVREAGQRPVDLPTRLILLDEQGEGAPDPPRAIVRRLKAAGVSASRVPPLRERDLDVGGLFEAFLRAEALSRGREVPSFGPAVHRALRERRWPGNLLELQAFAAAALRATPRGEPLVLPSTSTEEGESPSGGQLSERVEALEVRAIRAAMEAEGGRKARVARRLGISRPTLDRKLRRYDL; this comes from the coding sequence ATGCCGGCGATCCTGGTGGCGTCGGGTCCCCGCGCGGGGACGAGGGTGGAGGTCACGGACGGCCTGGAGATCGGCCGCTCGGCCGGCTGCGGGATCCGCATCCACGACGACCGGGCCAGCCGGGTGCACGCGCGGGTCCTGATCGACGAGGGCGAGGTCATCCTCGAGGACCTCGGCTCCCGCAACGGGACCCTCCTGAACGGGGAGCGGGCGACCGGGCGAAACACCCTTCGTCCCGGGGACCGGATCCGCATCGGCCGCACCTTCTTCGTCTACGAGCCTCGCACCCGCCTCCACCCGGCGCGCTTCTCCGGGGGCCTCCTCCTCCTCGACGACGAGATCGCGGTGGTGGAGAGCGAGCCGGTCGGCGCCGAGCGGCCGGGGCGGCGCTGGGAGGACGAGCTGCGCGCCGCCTCCAGCCGCCTCCAGGCGATGCGCAGCGAGATGGGCGTCGCCGGCGTCCTCGCCGAGGAGGCGATGCGCCTGGTCCACGCCCGGGGCGTCGCCGTGCTGCAGGTGGACGACGGGAGCGGCGCGGTCTCCCCGATGGTGATCGTCGGCCTGCCCGGCATCGCCCTGCCGGCCACCCTCTTGCGGGAGACCCTGGACGAGCGGCGCCTGGTCCAGAAGGTCGTCGACCGGGGCCCCTCGAGGGCGGTGCGCGATCAGGAGCACCAGCCCGCGACCCGGGCCCGCCTCCTCCTGGCTCCCATCGTCGACGCCCGCGGCGCGCAGGGCCTGATCCTCGCCGAGTGCAACCTGGAGGAGGAGTCGCCGCGCGCGGGCGCGGCCCTGGCGACCCTCGCCGCCCTCGGCGGGTTGGCCCTCTCGGGGGTGGCCGAGCGCGAGCGCTGCCGGCTGCAGGCGGACTTCCTCCGCCGGGGGATCGATCCCGAGAGCCCGACGCTCCTCGGAGACAGCGCCGCCCTGCGCGGGGTGGCGCAGGAGGTCCTGCGCATCTCGAGCGGGGGTGGGGCCCTCTGGTTGAAGGGAGAGCCGGGCACCGGGCGCACCCTGCTGGCCTGCCTGGCCCACGAGCGGCACCCCGGCGCGGCGCGACCCCTGGGCCTCTTCTCGCCGCGGCCGGGCAGCGATCCGGCGGCCGTGCTCTTCGGCAGCGAGGGAGGCGAGTCGATCGTCCCGGGGCTCCTGGAGCGCTGCCGGGGCGGCAGCTGCGTCGTGCGGGGCTTCGCCGGCCTGCCGGTTCCCCTGCAGCGCCGCCTCCTCGAGGTGATCGAGCAGGGCACCGGGGTCCGCGAGGCCGGCCAGCGGCCGGTGGATCTGCCGACCCGGCTGATCCTGCTGGACGAGCAAGGCGAGGGGGCGCCCGATCCGCCCCGGGCGATCGTGCGGAGGCTGAAGGCAGCCGGGGTCTCGGCCTCGCGGGTGCCCCCCCTGCGCGAGCGCGACCTCGACGTGGGGGGGCTCTTCGAGGCCTTCCTCCGGGCCGAGGCCCTCTCCCGCGGCCGGGAGGTGCCGTCCTTCGGCCCGGCGGTCCACCGGGCGCTGCGGGAGCGGCGCTGGCCCGGGAACCTGCTGGAGCTCCAGGCCTTCGCGGCGGCGGCCCTGCGCGCCACCCCGCGGGGCGAGCCGCTCGTCCTCCCCTCCACCAGCACGGAGGAGGGTGAGAGCCCGTCCGGTGGACAGCTCTCCGAGCGGGTCGAGGCCCTGGAGGTCCGGGCGATCCGGGCGGCGATGGAGGCCGAGGGAGGGCGCAAGGCCCGGGTGGCGCGGCGGCTGGGCATCTCGCGGCCGACCCTCGATCGTAAGCTGCGACGCTACGATCTGTAG
- a CDS encoding outer membrane protein transport protein, which produces MRWLLLLLAASVAMPAAAGPLSIYGFNPRAVAMGGAQISEADDASAAFYNPALLTSRTRVTFGFGLQYVRPSLKVDELNYHFDDDEAPVFPQDFAQYTLGILFPLGGKVKNRISLGVALTLPHGYIVRIHTVDSPKPSFYLYQASAQKLVIIPAVAVRLGDFASVGVGLQVLARFGGDTTVAVDLFSRQVQQREMVISLRTTEALVAGITVGPFAGFTAGLVFRQEIGLEYEVPANIVMEDIGNLDLRLQGTALWSPHELGIGLSWEVPSTKTRISADLTYGVWQRAPSPEVTVVMDTGGPILDGLGLGSVLDLCSDRLLESTTGGATACVPISPGFVDNLTPRLGVEHPLSENLWLRGGYAYRPTPVPNQVHRTNYLDASTHVLSAGLGITFDDPLAVFQRPVTVDLAGQVMLLSTREVDKGSDGVIDYTFGGTLYQLGLAVRYEF; this is translated from the coding sequence ATGAGATGGCTCCTGCTCCTCCTCGCGGCGAGCGTGGCGATGCCCGCCGCCGCCGGTCCCCTCTCCATCTACGGCTTCAACCCGCGGGCCGTGGCCATGGGCGGGGCCCAGATCTCCGAGGCCGACGACGCCTCGGCCGCCTTCTACAACCCGGCCCTCCTCACGAGCCGCACCCGGGTGACCTTCGGCTTCGGCCTCCAGTACGTGCGCCCGAGCCTGAAGGTCGACGAGCTGAACTACCACTTCGACGACGACGAGGCGCCGGTCTTCCCCCAGGACTTCGCCCAGTACACCCTCGGCATCCTCTTCCCCCTGGGGGGGAAGGTGAAGAACCGGATCTCGCTGGGGGTCGCCCTGACCCTGCCGCACGGCTACATCGTGCGGATCCACACCGTCGACTCCCCCAAGCCCTCCTTCTACCTCTACCAGGCCAGCGCTCAGAAGCTGGTGATCATCCCGGCCGTCGCCGTTCGCCTGGGTGACTTCGCCTCGGTGGGGGTGGGCCTCCAGGTGCTCGCCCGCTTCGGCGGGGACACCACTGTCGCCGTGGACCTCTTCTCCCGGCAGGTCCAGCAGCGCGAGATGGTCATCTCCCTGCGCACGACCGAGGCGCTCGTCGCCGGCATCACCGTCGGCCCCTTCGCGGGCTTCACCGCGGGGCTGGTCTTCCGCCAGGAGATCGGCCTGGAGTACGAGGTGCCGGCGAACATCGTGATGGAGGACATCGGCAACCTCGACCTGCGGCTGCAGGGGACGGCCCTCTGGTCGCCGCACGAGCTCGGGATCGGGCTCTCCTGGGAGGTGCCCTCGACGAAGACCCGCATCTCCGCCGATCTCACCTACGGCGTCTGGCAGCGAGCGCCGAGCCCGGAGGTCACCGTCGTGATGGACACCGGCGGCCCCATCCTCGACGGGCTGGGCCTGGGGAGCGTGCTCGATCTCTGCTCGGATCGTCTCCTCGAGTCGACCACCGGGGGCGCCACCGCCTGCGTGCCGATCTCGCCGGGCTTCGTGGACAACCTCACGCCCCGCCTCGGGGTGGAGCACCCCTTGAGCGAGAACCTCTGGCTGCGCGGCGGCTACGCCTACCGGCCCACGCCGGTGCCCAACCAGGTGCACCGCACCAACTACCTCGACGCCTCGACCCACGTCCTCTCCGCGGGGCTGGGGATCACCTTCGACGATCCCCTGGCGGTCTTCCAGCGGCCGGTGACCGTCGACCTCGCCGGGCAGGTGATGCTCCTCTCGACCCGCGAGGTGGACAAGGGGAGCGACGGGGTCATCGACTACACCTTCGGCGGCACCCTCTACCAGCTGGGGCTGGCCGTCCGCTACGAGTTCTGA
- a CDS encoding SDR family oxidoreductase: MASPFRQDLLADQVVIVTGGATGIGAVIAREMATLGAQVVIASRKEEKVARAAEVLAEESGGRVRGFPVDIRDRDSVARLCASVVEEEGRIDCLVNNGGGQFFAPAETITPGGWDAVVQTNLTGTWNMTRGAADAWMFEHGGAIVNITMLTARAFPGMAHSVAARAGVEGMSRTLAVEWAGKGIRINTVAPGYIASSGLKRYPFGTEWIRGLQTFVPQKRLGTMEEVAWAVIFLAGPTGAYMTGQVITLDGGKTLWGDYWQIDDPDPLPEVRLPSDPGEEPSEG; encoded by the coding sequence ATGGCTAGCCCCTTCCGGCAGGATCTCCTCGCCGACCAGGTGGTGATCGTCACCGGCGGCGCGACGGGCATCGGCGCGGTGATCGCCCGGGAGATGGCCACCCTCGGCGCGCAGGTGGTGATCGCCTCTCGCAAGGAGGAGAAGGTGGCGAGGGCCGCCGAGGTCCTCGCCGAGGAGAGCGGCGGCCGGGTGCGGGGCTTCCCGGTGGACATCCGGGACCGCGACTCGGTGGCGCGGCTCTGCGCCTCGGTGGTGGAGGAGGAGGGGCGGATCGACTGCCTGGTGAACAACGGCGGAGGTCAGTTCTTCGCCCCGGCCGAGACCATCACCCCGGGCGGCTGGGACGCGGTGGTGCAGACCAACCTCACCGGGACCTGGAACATGACCCGGGGGGCGGCTGACGCCTGGATGTTCGAGCACGGCGGCGCGATCGTGAACATCACCATGCTCACCGCCCGCGCCTTCCCGGGCATGGCCCACTCGGTGGCCGCCCGCGCGGGGGTGGAGGGGATGAGCCGGACCCTGGCGGTGGAGTGGGCCGGCAAGGGCATCCGGATCAACACGGTGGCGCCGGGCTACATCGCCTCGAGCGGCCTGAAGCGCTACCCCTTCGGCACGGAGTGGATCCGCGGGCTGCAGACCTTCGTCCCGCAGAAGCGGCTGGGCACCATGGAGGAGGTCGCCTGGGCGGTGATCTTCCTCGCGGGGCCCACCGGGGCCTACATGACGGGGCAGGTGATCACCCTCGACGGCGGCAAGACCCTCTGGGGGGACTACTGGCAGATCGACGACCCCGATCCGCTGCCGGAGGTCCGGCTGCCCTCCGATCCGGGGGAGGAGCCCTCCGAGGGGTAG
- a CDS encoding 3-oxoacid CoA-transferase subunit B: MPWSNDDMARRAADEIAPGMIVNLGIGLPTLVAGYFGADSDVWFHSENGLLGMGPFPVEGEEDPQLINAGKQTVTVVDGGSTFDSALSFAMIRGKHVDLAILGAMQVAANGDLANWTIPGGRTMGIGGAMDLAAGARRVLVLMKHAAKSGEPKILERCTYPLTAEGVVDRIITDLGVLDVGPEGLQVVECAPDISLEDLRAATGAELRG, from the coding sequence ATGCCCTGGAGCAACGACGACATGGCCCGCCGGGCCGCCGACGAGATCGCGCCGGGGATGATCGTGAACCTGGGCATCGGCCTGCCGACCCTGGTGGCCGGCTACTTCGGCGCCGACTCCGACGTCTGGTTCCACAGCGAGAACGGCCTGCTCGGCATGGGCCCCTTCCCCGTGGAGGGGGAGGAGGACCCGCAGCTGATCAACGCCGGCAAGCAGACGGTCACGGTGGTGGACGGGGGCTCGACCTTCGACTCGGCCCTCTCCTTCGCGATGATCCGCGGCAAGCACGTCGATCTGGCGATCCTCGGCGCGATGCAGGTGGCGGCGAACGGCGACCTGGCGAACTGGACGATCCCCGGCGGGCGCACGATGGGCATCGGCGGGGCGATGGATCTGGCCGCCGGCGCGCGCCGGGTGCTGGTGCTGATGAAGCACGCCGCCAAGAGCGGCGAGCCGAAGATCCTCGAGCGCTGCACCTACCCATTGACGGCCGAGGGCGTGGTGGACAGGATCATCACGGACCTGGGGGTTCTGGACGTGGGGCCGGAGGGGCTCCAGGTCGTGGAATGTGCTCCCGACATCTCCCTGGAGGACCTGCGAGCCGCGACCGGAGCCGAGCTGCGCGGGTGA